From Penicillium digitatum chromosome 5, complete sequence, one genomic window encodes:
- a CDS encoding Polyamine transporter TPO5: MGLEKEITSVPPSPPDYKKGTIENLELDCLGYKQELRRNRSVLTLLFQTLAIAAIPYGEGSALLSAIYGGGPLSIFIGWIFVCLLDQCIALSLAELASRYPTSAGPYYWTFQISHSNKTTLSFVNAWIWLIGNWTITLSVNFGFASMLAATISIYHPTWSASNWQLLLIFYAVCLTSLVICIFANDHLPLVDTLCASWTLLTILIILIALSVTADAGRHSPSYTLSHYDKSFAGWGNFTFFIGLLPAAYTFSGIGMITSMAEECADPEVKVPRAIALSVPVGGMAGLFFIIPICATLPPLQDIITAPAGQALPYILARVMGSPAGGLGLISLVLVITVFCSISITVAASRATWAVARDDAVPLARLWARIDERWGVPIWALGLLTGIQMLLGLINLGSSSAFTAFVSVGVIALAAAYAIPIFLSLWHGRQEVTKAPWNCGGVVGKLVNVVALAWIAFKLVLFSMPTALPVTAVSMNYASVVFLGFLGISAVWYVVYAKRYYKGPPESDAFD; the protein is encoded by the exons ATGGGTCTTGAGAAGGAAATCACCTCTGTACCCCCTTCCCCTCCAGATTACAAGAAGGGCACAATCGAGAACCTCGAGCTAGACTGTCTAGGATACAAGCAAGAACTTCGCCGCAACCGTTCAGTCCTCACTCTCCTCTTTCAAACCCTCGCCATAGCGGCAATTCCCTACGGTGAAGGCTCAGCCCTCCTCTCCGCCATCTACGGTGGCGGTCCCCTCTCAATCTTCATAGGTTGGATATTCGTTTGTCTCCTCGACCAATGCATCGCCCTCTCCCTCGCTGAGCTCGCCTCGCGCTATCCAACCTCCGCAGGCCCCTACTACTGGACCTTTCAAATCTCCCACAGCAACAAAACAACTCTCTCCTTCGTCAACGCTTGGATCTGGCTTATCGGAAACTGGACCATTACGCTCTCTGTAAACTTTGGCTTCGCCTCCATGCTCGCGGCAACCATCTCAATCTACCATCCAACCTGGTCAGCATCCAACTGGCAACTCCTCCTAATCTTCTACGCAGTCTGCCTCACCTCGCTGGTAATCTGCATCTTCGCAAATGACCACCTCCCACTAGTCGACACCCTCTGCGCGTCATGGACCCTCCTCACTATACTAATCATCTTAATCGCTCTCTCCGTCACAGCAGACGCGGGCCGCCATTCACCATCATACACTTTATCCCACTACGACAAATCCTTCGCAGGCTGGGGAAACTTCACCTTCTTCATCGGCCTCCTCCCAGCGGCATACACCTTCTCCGGAATAGGAATGATCACCTCGATGGCGGAAGAATGTGCAGACCCAGAAGTGAAAGTGCCCCGTGCAATAGCCCTCTCCGTACCGGTAGGCGGGATGGCAGGTCTGTTCTTCATCATCCCAATCTGCGCAACCCTGCCCCCACTACAAGACATCATAACCGCCCCAGCAGGCCAAGCCCTCCCGTACATTCTGGCTCGCGTAATGGGCTCCCCTGCCGGCGGTCTCGGGCTCATCTCCCTCGTCCTGGTTATTACAGTCTTCTGCTCAATTAGCATCACGGTTGCTGCCTCGCGCGCTACATGGGCCGTGGCCCGCGACGACGCCGTTCCGCTGGCAAGACTGTGGGCGCGCATCGATGAGCGCTGGGGGGTACCCATCTGGGCATTAGGGTTGTTGACGGGGATTCAGATGTTGCTCGGTTTAATTAACCTCGGGAGTTCGAGTGCGTTCACCGCGTTTGTTTCGGTGGGTGTTATTGCGCTCGCGGCGGCTTATGCTATTCCCATATTTTTGAGTCTGTGGCATGGTCGTCAGGAGGTTACTAAGGCGCCGTGGAATTGTGGTGGGGTTGTGGGGAAGTTGGTGAACGTTGTGGCGTTGGCTTGGATTGCGTTCAAGTTGGTGCTGTTTAGTATGCCGACTGCTTTGCCGGTTACGGCTGTGTCGATGAATTATGCTTCGGTTGTTTTTCTTGGATTTCTGGGCATTTCGGCGGTTTGGTATGTGGTTTATGCGAAAAGAT ATTATAAAGGTCCGCCTGAGTCGGATGCTTTCGATTGA